TTGAAAATCTTGCCCGGCCCGCCGCCGGCAGCGTGTTTCCAGGGTGCTGGAGGCGTGCCGGGCCGGCGGCTGTTTCCTGCTCTCCGCAGCGCCCGGCAGGATGTTTAGGAGGAAGCAGAGATGGCAGCAGGGTCACATCCTCTGCTCCCGCTGAGTCACtcacttcacaataaaatgcCAGTGGTCGCAGGAAAAAAGCAACAAGAAGCTTTTTCTGCTTGGAGTCAGTGAAGCAGGGGTGAGCGCTCTTTAAAACCACTTCAACTCAAGGTTCAGAATTCTAAATAGAGGTATAAAAGAAGATATAAAGACCCAACCCTCATCTCAGTCAAAGAGAACGCCTGTAGCTGCCACACCACCGGAAGTGTTTCTCCTGCTGTTGGATCCCAACGACTTTTCACAGTAAATCTGTGGATGTGACCTTCTCTGACctcagatgaatgaatgaatgaatgaatgaatgaatgaatgaagtaaCTTTGGATGACTGGAAGAGTCCTGTGGTTTGTAAAACATGAGCTGATTGATTTCAGACTGACAGACATGTTATCAGATCATGGTCCCTGTACACAGTCCCTTTGTAAGCCTGATGGCACTCCAGCAGATCCGGAGTCAGCCGGCAGCGTTCTGCTcgcagtggagtgtgtgttcctcatATCCGACAGTGAAGCAtcggagagaggaaggaaggaagctCGGAGCTGTCGGGGTTCTCCGGCTGTCCAGCAGCTTCATTAGAAAATGTTCCAGAACCCACCATATTCTGATGAAGGTCATGATCCCCTGGAGGATGGTCCGAGCTGACCGGAGCTTGTTGTTTCTCTCAGGGTCCAGTCGGCTGTGATCAGGGTCTTCCAGGGAAAAGCTCTGCAGAACAACGAGCTCTACAGCCTCAACGAGAGCATCAGGTGacccctcctctgcctcctgacGTAACGGACCAGCAGCACAGAGTCACGTTCATTCACGTTTAAAAGCCGCAACTCGGCTGTAAAACGGTTAAAAGGACGAGCTGAGAGTTTCCGGTTCAGTTACATGACGCGGTGAGACGAGCCGGCTGATGGTCCAGACTGTCTCTTCCTGTGTACAGGTGGCTTCTGAAGACCGAGATGGGCTCCTTCATCAGCGACTACTTCCAGGTAGGCCTGCTGCACGGCTCTGAAGGAGAACCTCAGAGTCCCGGGCCTCAGTCAAGAACCTGCAGCTGTTCAAGTGTCtttcagaaccagaacctgttCTGAACTGAGCCCACCTGTCATGAAACCTATCCTGTaccacagaaaggcccagctggggcctgaacctggaccttctgGGGGTCTGCTGTGCTCCAGCAGTGAATCCTGGTCAGACCCTGAACCAGGAGAAAGATCCTTTGTGTTTCACTTcctgaagaaacacaacaaGCTAACAAATCATCTCCAGGACTTCCtgctgaggctggatgtgggATCATGCcacaaagcatcatgggattgaCCTGCTGACTGAATGGGGTGTAGTGAATGAACCAGTCTGATCTCCTCCAGTCAGACTGACAGAAATAAGGGTTCAGACCCAAACCCCAGGATAGCATTCGGTTTGAgttcagtgtgaagctgctgtaagGACTGACgctcattttcacctgatttCAGCATAAATGagactttcagctgtttttgtcgTGTGAATCGTATTTGATGTGttgtctgctgtgttgctgttgcAGAACCAGCTGCTGACTCGAGGCCTTTCTGGAGTCTTGGACCAGattctcctccacagcagagatgATGGTCAGTGTTTATAGGTTCACACTTTCAACCAGGAAACAAAACGTGGAGGAACCGGTCTGATAAAACTGATCCAGACCAGATTAATGCTGAAACTTTAATCCAGATTATGTTTCAGTCTCTGTAGGACAAGGTTCTGATCAATAGGACCAATGAGATCTaacagaacagagaccagtcctttaTCTGAGGCCatgagaagatcattagtgacttagaccagagctgtctctggtctgtgatgagctctagaacctggtctctggtctgtgatgagctctagaacctggtctctggtctgtgatgagctctagaacctggtctctggtccatgatgagctctagaacctggtctctggtccatgatgagctctagaacctggtctctggtctgtgatgagctctagaacctggtctctggtctgtgatgagctctagaacctggtctctggtccatgatgagctctagaacctggtttCTGGTCTCTGGAACCTGACTGAAAAGATTCTAATAGGTTGTCATTATATAAATGGTCTCAAAGCTTACTTCAACAACTTCGAGGACTTTAGAAATGGAGGGAAGGTTGGGTATTGGCCTGGAACTAGTCCGGCGGTACAGAACCTGCTACTGAAGAAGAATTAGCGTCCTTCCTTCTTGCTGTTGGATCATCTGGAGATTTCTTTGCTCCGTCAGGTGAGGAGCAGCTGGTCGTCCTCACCGACGCCTGGAACCGGTTCTTCACAGAGACCCTCCCCACCCTGCAGGCCATCTTCTACCCGGTCCAGGTCCGCAGCTGTGTTATTCCCAGACCTTAATCTGTCCTGAGAAGGTTCATGTAGACACACCGGCTATCGGAGCGGGATCAGCGGAGTCAGGGCGGCCAGTCAGACGCTGCTCAACCTTCCACAGCTTTTGTGAAAGTTCATATTGacatttatgtttgttgttgaagtgaaataaaagaaaaacacagcttgAACATGTAAGAGGCCAAAATTAGTCAGAATCGTTTTCCTTTCATATCGAGAATTCCTTCATGTTTGAACCCTTCAGAGTGGAGAGGCTGTTGAcactctgcgtgtgtgtgtgtgtgtttcctccagggtCAGGAGCTCACTGTGAGGCAGATGTCTCTGCTGGCCTTCAGAAACCTGGTGCTGCTGCggctccccctgcaggccgcTGTGGGCGCCGCGGCCCCGCCGCCTCCGGCCTTCCTGCAGATGCTGCTGGTGTTGCAGGTAAAGCCGATCCTGGAGACGAGCAGGCGTCGGTGAGCCTCGGCATCTGCTGCTCACGCTGCacttcttctctgctgctgtttgttacTATTTACTGAAACAAGCCAGAACTTTGAATTTCCTTTTGCAgctgaaacacagtgaaaagccGTTCTTTCTGCCTTGTTTCATTAAATATTAAGATGTTCCTGaatgcttctttaaaaaaaagtagttaCTTGCTAGTTGTTCAAAGTAGAAATTTAAAGGTTCCTTGTTTAAAGTAGCTTTTATTAAAGAGAGTGTCAAACACATGGCCCGTGGGCCGAAAATGGCCATTCTCAGTAATCTGATTTGTGATTAATTTGTAGCTGCAGGCTTTCTGATTTCCGTGCTGTTCTCAGCCACAGTGCCTCAGAAGTCGTCTGCAAAACgctgttttcagcttcttttcctCGAGTCTGGTGCTTCTGGCCTGCTGGTCCAAGTTTTGACTTCGCTGCTGAAATAATGAAGTTAAATTTGAACACACAGAACGGCTTTGTCATTTCTGACCCAAAATCTTGATTAGAAACAGGAATATGAAGAGGATGAAACCAGCTCCTACTTCATTCAGAGTCAGATTCGGAGATGAATGGAGCGTCTGtcagagatttaaaaaataaaagctgtaaaGAAACAAATGGTCAAGCTCCGTCTGGCTGCCAGGGGTGAGGTGACGCCCGGGTTCAGCCCGGGCCTTTCACTTTGACCCAGGTGACCTATAGCTACACCTgtctttcagaataaaagcctctCACTGGCATGTGTTCAACTTCTGCATCTCAACTTAAACTTTGCACCCCTTATGAAAAGGGCTGAGTTTCATAGGTCACATAGGTCAAGACCCTGAGAGTCACTTTTCTGCCCCATGTTTTATAATAGTAGTTTAAATATTGCTTTTCCTCAATGGTTCTCTCGCTCTGTCAAATGGAGGATtcctgtggctgcagcagctttctgctgtcacACGCTGACATCTAGTGGTGTCAGATGGTATGTCAAGGAATATTTTGATACATATTATTCAGTCCTGTGACTTCAGTTAAAAATCCAACTATGCAACAAATGTGGCGCTCTCGTAATTGTGTGATGTTCTGGAGACGCGGGGATCTGAAGTTCTGTCAGCCTCTGGGACCGGAGTGTCTTGTTGTCCTGAGTGTCTTGTTGTCCCCGGCAGGGGGTCCATGAGTCCGGGGGTCCCAGTCCGGAGTACCTCCAGCTGGAGCGTCTGCTGGAAGCCGTCGTGTCTCCGTATCTGAGCAACGTGATTCACAGCAGGAACGACGTGCTGTcaggtgaggatgatgaggcagactcttcctccttcatgaagCTGAGGACGAGGACCCGGCGCCCTCAGAGACCAATCAGACGCTTTCATACGGTCTGGAGCCTGAAGGTTTATTCAGCTTCACCTCAGGAgccggtgggcggggcttaagaCTCTCCCTGTTTGCAGCAGGCTCGTGTCATCGGCCGGAGGTCAAGGTCACGCAGCACCGCGGCTCCTCGGACCCCTGGGACTCCGGCTCTCTGTCCCCGCTGGTGGAGAAGGAGGGCGAGGCGTACCTGGAGAAGGccggcggcgtgcggcgccaCACGGTGGCCAACCCCCACTCCGACgtgcgcctcctgctggcgtCCAGcatgatgcatgctgggaggggcggggcttcagggcCCCCCAGAGACAGTGGACACCAGAGAACAGAGACGAGCgaggagacaccaggagacgGAGCGCAGACGGGGGGGACGTCTGGGAGGGACGGGGACTGAACTCAGCTGGaccgtctctctcctcctcagcgcTGTTTTAAGATCCCAACTGTACAAATAAAGATTATTAATGAAACCAGATCCTGCAGGCCACCTGTGTGAGTCTGAACAcctgcagtctgcatgttcttcctcacaCCCTCCAGGAGTGGAGCCTCGTTTTCCTCCTCATCCCCACTCACTACTGGTACGACGCTGAAAGCACACAGACCgtaacatctggaacatctgcagcagtgtATTCATCCCAAAACGCAACGTCATGGCATTCAGTACAGACAGCTATCAGCCATTACATTATGACCACCGACGACACTGTCTTCTGAATAATGCTCCTGCTGGGGGGTCTACAGGAGGCTCTTTGTTCCtaaacttaaaggaatacttcacccaaaaaacgatttctTCTTGTAAAGGTCTTCCTTTACACATTCGGAACTCATCCTTTGAAAAGTGTTCGCTACAGACCCTGAGCGAATCCACGTTGGCGGTCCCGGTATCCTTGCCAAGAGCTACTAGCCACAGTTTTAGCCTTTCAGGGACCTGGACAGGTAACTTGTGGAAAGTCACAGAACGGGATCTCCCCAGGCACCTGCGCTTCATTTGATTGAAGGACCCAGGATAGGCACACATTGAACcatgtttttgatttgattaatgATTTATCAAGTTTTTCTACCTTGGGAAACGCTAACCTCCTCCTCGTCAGGCTCACAGCAGAGTGTAAACagctgaacttcttcttctacgcatGCAATTTAGCACAGTACTCCCTGAAAGCGCCAAGCGTCTgtcttggtctgccgcggcttccgtagttcagggtgcgcgtgcagacgtGCACTGCAGAAGTACGATATAGCACTGTTTACTCTcgaaaaatgtactaaatgacctcgtttcgaattaattatggacgttacctgCTCAGGactcttggattacagcggacgagcagtatgaaggaaaataggcacgttttgtggactttatggacctttttctttcgggctctatTGGTCCCTGTTATATGGAAGCTTGTTGACAACAAAAATCCCCCCagatctccagctgcatttcagacatcaaaaaagtgccCCAGAGTtttgctcagcatgagggtgagtagaaaatgaggccaaatcgttttttgggtgaagtattcctttaaagataAATGTCAGACTAAAtgtatgaaacagaaaaaatactATTTTCTTCCCATTTTGACCCTTTCATTTGTTGCGGCGTCACTTTTCCAGCAGCAGTCTCGGACTATCAGTGTGTGAGGATTAGAAAATAAAAGCCTAAAATCAGACTAATAAAAAACAGGAAGCTGTACGGAGGAGAGGAGTTGGTCTGGATCGGGTTCCAGTAAGACccactctcttcctcctcctcctcctcctcctcctccaggcagacatgtgggggtggggtggggggtggtttaGTCTTCATGTCTAACGGAGTGTCTTGTTCAGATCTAGATGAAGCCTAAAAGAGTCTAAAACCCAGCAGGGTTTTCCCTCCAGACGCCGGAGCTCGTGGTCATGTGACGTCCAGACGCTGCTACCACGGTTCTCCAGAGAACCAGttcctctcagctcctcccGCTAACTGGACCTTCACCccggggaggggggctcaggttCCGGTCTTCAGGTTGGCCAGCCAGCAGGGCATCTCtccacatctggaacatccAGAGACACCAAGATCAGAGAACATCTGGAACATGACACTCAGCtgacaccgtgtgtgtgtgtgtgtgtgtgtgtgtgtgtgtgtgtgtgtgtgtgtgtgtgtgtgtgtgtgtgtgtgtgtgtgtgtgtgtgtgtgtgtgtgtgtgtgtgtgtgtgtacctctcgCTCAGGGGGGGCTGGCTGGTCAggaggctgagctgctgctccagacaaCACACTCTGAAGGCCAGATAGCAGGAcaacaggaccaggaggagaaccctggagaaccaccgcacacgcacacgcacacgcacacgcacacgcacacgcacacgcacacgcacacgcacacacacacacacacacacacacacacacacacacacacacacacacacacacacacacacactctctgaacAGCGGGGAAACACCTGGAGACGTGTGATGAAGGAGGTATTACAGGAGCTTTTTACTGGACTGGATGAGTTCAGGCTGGATCATATCAGTTTTAATATCAGTTTTAACTAAAGAAAAGTTGTTTCGAAAAGCTGTGAAATGTCTTCTTTTAAAggagtatttttaaaatcacatttcagtttcagaacACAACATTCTAACATACACTCATCCTTCAGGTTCATCTAAAGACACGAGGCTCACCCTGTTCGGTCACTTCACAATCACAACATCCAGCCTGAAAGCCTTTAATGTGTTCATAAGAAGGAAAAATCAAAGATGTGATCtgaactgatgaactgatgaactaATGAAACCATGAACTCGTACTTCCATCATCATGTTCAGCAGTGTTCTGGAACCGGGAGGAGCGAAAAGACGGTATCGTGATTTCTGTCCTGATAGTTTAAACCAGGATTGTAAATATGTTGAAAAGATGAAGATGGAAGGACGGTGTGTGAGAACGTCTCTGTccggtgtgtgttcagacgaCTCACAGCAGAACGAAGaccttcagcagctgcagctccagctggctGATCTCATTCACCGGCTCCGCCAGGAGAACCTTCTCCGACTCCAAACCGCCGTCTGCAGGGAGCAGGGACCGGGGGGGTCTAGGTCAGGACCTGCTCCAGACCACATGTGGTCCcactagccccgccccctcaccggtgagtgtgtgtgtgctgaagggCTGGTCAGCGGCGAGGCTGGGGGCGGAGTTTCCCAGCAGGtctgggagggaggaggagacgggggggagggggggcttcctcctccacttcaaCACCTCTGGATATTcatcctgacagaaacacacactgaaacacacactgaaacacacactgaaaccatcctgacagaaacacacactgaaaccatcctgacagaaacacacactgaaacacacactgaaaccatcctgacagaaacacacactgaaacacacactgaaaccatcctgacagaaacacacactgaaacacacactgaaaccatcctgacagaaacacacacactgaaacacacactgaaaccatcctgacagaaacacacacacactgaaaccatcctgacagaaacacacactgaaaccatcctgacagaaacacacactgaaaccatcctgacagaaacacacactgaaaccatcctgacagaaacacacactgaaaccatcctgacagaaacacacactgaaaccatcctgacagaaacacacactgaaacacacactgaaacacacactgaaaccatcctgacagaaacacacactgaaacacacactgaaacacacactgaaaccatcctgacagaaacacacacactgaaacacacactgaagccatcctgacagaaacacacacactgaaacacacactgcagtgtttatTAATGAAAGTTAAAATGGTGTTATTTAGCCGCTCACAGCCAGTTTTTAGTGTTTAAAGTAAAAAAGGTCTTTAAATCGACTGCACTGACACTAATAAACTGGCCCGACCTGGTGGAGTGTTTTCAACTGTTAAATCTTGCTCAATATTCTTAATTAAGATATTATCACGGTAAACGTGTTCCGCCTGCGTTACCACTGATAACCACTAGGTGGAGGTGATGCTGAGGCTTTCTGGAGACGCTTCAGGCAGCCTGACTTTTTGTCCTCATTATTTTAACACTTTCCACAGAGAGAACATTCACATGCCTGCTTTTAAGGCTGACTTTAAAGGTCCTGGAATTGTCCCCATTTCTAAATATTCCATTACTGTAACGAGGAGCAAACCCTGTCAGTACATGAAGACATCAGCAGACGGCCAGAGGCGGCCGGCGCGGTCTTCTGTTTGGCTTCCTTAATAATCATTAGTAAAAGTCATGATGACTGATTTACAGTCATATAAACTACATCAACCATTCCACACAGCAGGCGCCAAACCTGCACTTCATCTACAGGAAGCTCCTGAAGTGTGTGACGGAGTGAagccacagggagaacatgcagactccaccgtgacagaggtcaaaggtcaagttACCATGGACAGAGAGCtgggctcctccagcagctgcttcaggctCAGACTCTTCCCGTTcacctgcgcacacacacacacacacacacgcacacacacacgcacacacacacacacacacacacacacacacacacacacacgcacacgcacacacacaactgttCCATAAAGCTAAAAATGGCTAAGAACCAATAAAATCCTAAACTagggaaacagaaaaataacatcaAGGATTAAATTTGTAGaaaagctaaaataagaaacctAAAGTGGAAAGAATgtctgaaacagctgaaataacCTGCTTCAAGGTAAGAAAAGAggttaaactgttaaaattcCCCAAAAAATGGTAAAATGAACTAGAGATAGTGTctaaaacagttaaaatgacataaactgttaaaataaacGGCACCTCTAATATATCATTTAAATTTCAGAAATCTGTgacaaaaaacactttcttttcaTGAAATAACACATATTTATCAGAAATGGGCTAAAACTACTAAAACAAGAATAAACGttataaaacagctgaaaaaggcagaaacacataaaaacacaagtcAGCCAAATGGGACAAAACTTCTAAAACGGcccaaaatacacaaaaacaaaagaaacaatagaTTTTAAAATATTGCTAAATTACTAAAATGGAAGctagaaaaggaaaataaaaactgtttgtGTTAAAGGAGGAAAGCTGAGGAAACACACCTGCAGGTGAGTGCAGATCCTCCTCAGGACGTCATACACACTGTCTCTGGACAGCAGGGACACGAAGAcgtactgcacacacacacacgcacacacacacacacacacagatcattaGTCTGAAGGGAGATGGATTGTTTGCTTCCTTTAAAGTTTTTGAGTTTGAAAAACGACAGATAACGCAGAATGAGAGAACGATTACAGCATTCAGTAcactttttaaattaattttctaTGACTTTTCTTCATCGTGCCAAAAACCTCTTCGATTAATTAATCTTCCAGCCGTGGATCTGCGGATCGTCACCACAGATCTGATAACCCGGCGAGGATCCAGGATCGGGAGCGCCTCTCTGCACCTTCTGGCCCGTATCCATGGTGATGGCCAGGCCGTTGGGCACCAGGCCGGCCGTCTTGTGCTTCTTCACCAGGCGCACCGAGACCACGGGGATACACACCtgagggaggaaacacacactctggagtgTGGAGCTTTGAGTTTGAGGGGGTAGccggagctgggggggggggggacctgaGCTCCTGGTCGGACCGGTACTGATTCAGTTTCATTGGAACGTGTGCTGTCAGGAGCATCTGCTGtggtgcttttattttgcagcAGGAAGTAGCAGCTCCTCAGGTGAACACACACTTGTTGCCGAGTTTCTGTTGAGTTTGTGAGTCTTGGATGGGTTTAACACTTTCCCCTTCAGTTTGGTTTTTAGTGAAGAGACGGTttctgaaccagagaccactgctgaaccagagaccactactgaaccagagaccactactgaacctgagaccactgctgaaccagagaccactgctgaacctgAGACCActactgaaccagagaccactactgaacctgagaccactcctgaaccagagaccaccactgaacctgagaccaccgctgaaccagagaccactgctgaaccagagaccactgctgaaccagagaccactcctgaaccagagaccaccactgaacctgagaccaccgctgaaccagagaccactgctgaaccagagaccactactgaaccagagaccactactgaaccagagaccactgctgaacctgAGACCACTACTGAACCTGAGACCActcctgaaccagagaccaccactgaacctgagaccaccgctgaaccagagactaccgctgaaccagagaccactactgaaccagagaccactactgaaccagagaccactcctgaaccagagaccaccactgaacctgagaccaccgctgaaccagagactaccgctgaaccagagaccactactgaaccagagaccactactgaaccagagaccactactgaacctgagaccactcctgaaccagagaccaccactgaacctgagaccaccgctgaaccagagaccactcctgaaccagagaccaccactgaacctgagaccaccgctgaaccagagaccactgctgaaccagagaccactactgaaccagagaccactactgaaccagagaccactgctgaaccagagaccactactgaaccagagaccactactgaaccagagaccactgctgaacctgAGACCActcctgaaccagagaccactactgaacctgagaccactgctgaaccagagaccactactgaaccagagaccactactgaacctgagaccactgctgaaccagagaccactgctgaacctgAGACCActactgaaccagagaccactactgaacctgagaccactcctgaaccagagaccaccactgaacctgagaccaccgctgaaccagagaccactgctgaaccagagaccactgctgaaccagagaccactcctgaaccagagaccaccactgaacctgagaccaccgctgaaccagagaccactgctgaaccagagaccactactgaaccagagaccactactgaaccagagaccactgctgaacctgAGACCACTACTGAACCTGAGACCActcctgaaccagagaccaccactgaacctgagaccaccgctgaaccagagactaccgctgaaccagagaccactactgaaccagagaccactactgaaccagagaccactcctgaaccagagaccaccactgaacctgagaccaccgctgaaccagagactaccgctgaaccagagaccactactgaaccagagaccactactgaaccagagaccactactgaacctgagaccactcctgaaccagagaccaccactgaacctgagaccaccgctgaaccagagaccactgctgaaccagagaccactactgaaccagagaccactactgaaccagagaccactgctgaaccagagaccactactgaaccagagaccactactgaaccagagaccactactgaaccagagaccactgctgaacctgAGACCActactgaaccagagaccactactgaaccagagaccactgctgaaccagagaccactactgaaccagagaccaccactgaacctgagaccactgctgaaccagagaccaccactgaaccagagaccaccactgaaccagagaccacaaCGTGAAGCCCTCAGAACCCTGCAGACTGCAGACTCTCCACAGAGACATGGCTCCAGGTTcttcctggacacacacacacacacacacacacacacacacacacacacacacacacacacacacacacacacacacacacacacacacacacacacacacacacacactcacacacaccaaacactcacCTTGATGTCTTTCCCGAAGAGGTTAGCGTAGAAGCAGAGCCAGTTCCTGGAGATGTAGAGCCGGCCCTGCAGCAGGATGTCTCGCAGCAGCGCGCAGGAATACACTGTCCAGAGGGGACATCTTtattccaacacacacacacacacacacacacacacacacacacacacacacacacacacacacacacacacacacacagcgggacCTGGTACCTTTCATCAGGATCTCCTCGGGTGGAACGGTCTGGAACAGTTTGTGGTACTGAGAGTTGTATTTACTGACGGTCTGTGGAGAGACCAGCGCAGGACACGGATCAGTCTGTCCTGCACGGCCGCTTCCAtatgagagcaaaaaaaaaaatgtgaatttgaaACAAAGTGTCATCTTTGTAAAGTGAACACTGCATAGAAAAACTACAGATTAAAGCCCCACGGTGAATGAAACCCTGGAACACTTGAATAAGCTGGGTCTGGTGAGACTTACTGATCCTCGGTAACATTTCTTCACGTCTTCGTAGGACAGGTGGTCGATCAGCTGCTGCCTGGAAAACAGCACAGGCCAGCAGGT
Above is a window of Salarias fasciatus chromosome 7, fSalaFa1.1, whole genome shotgun sequence DNA encoding:
- the LOC115391974 gene encoding proline-rich protein 5-like isoform X5, which codes for MMGSFRRPRPRFMSSPVLSDLARFHASTPGLQISNATVWNRVQSAVIRVFQGKALQNNELYSLNESIRWLLKTEMGSFISDYFQNQLLTRGLSGVLDQILLHSRDDGEEQLVVLTDAWNRFFTETLPTLQAIFYPVQGQELTVRQMSLLAFRNLVLLRLPLQAAVGAAAPPPPAFLQMLLVLQGVHESGGPSPEYLQLERLLEAVVSPYLSNVIHSRNDVLSAGSCHRPEVKVTQHRGSSDPWDSGSLSPLVEKEGEAYLEKAGGVRRHTVANPHSDVRLLLASSMMHAGRGGASGPPRDSGHQRTETSEETPGDGAQTGGTSGRDGD
- the LOC115391974 gene encoding proline-rich protein 5-like isoform X4, which encodes MQSGGMMGSFRRPRPRFMSSPVLSDLARFHASTPGLQISNATVWNRVQSAVIRVFQGKALQNNELYSLNESIRWLLKTEMGSFISDYFQNQLLTRGLSGVLDQILLHSRDDGEEQLVVLTDAWNRFFTETLPTLQAIFYPVQGQELTVRQMSLLAFRNLVLLRLPLQAAVGAAAPPPPAFLQMLLVLQGVHESGGPSPEYLQLERLLEAVVSPYLSNVIHSRNDVLSAGSCHRPEVKVTQHRGSSDPWDSGSLSPLVEKEGEAYLEKAGGVRRHTVANPHSDVRLLLASSMMHAGRGGASGPPRDSGHQRTETSEETPGDGAQTGGTSGRDGD
- the LOC115391974 gene encoding proline-rich protein 5-like isoform X2 codes for the protein MERGACACGEDGCRPEEVAPRPLCVRSLAVFFLRAEPWSLVRVKPPRVRLLPGRSSLRAQKRREKCAEQSGGMMGSFRRPRPRFMSSPVLSDLARFHASTPGLQISNATVWNRVQSAVIRVFQGKALQNNELYSLNESIRWLLKTEMGSFISDYFQNQLLTRGLSGVLDQILLHSRDDGEEQLVVLTDAWNRFFTETLPTLQAIFYPVQGQELTVRQMSLLAFRNLVLLRLPLQAAVGAAAPPPPAFLQMLLVLQGVHESGGPSPEYLQLERLLEAVVSPYLSNVIHSRNDVLSGSCHRPEVKVTQHRGSSDPWDSGSLSPLVEKEGEAYLEKAGGVRRHTVANPHSDVRLLLASSMMHAGRGGASGPPRDSGHQRTETSEETPGDGAQTGGTSGRDGD
- the LOC115391974 gene encoding proline-rich protein 5-like isoform X1, with amino-acid sequence MERGACACGEDGCRPEEVAPRPLCVRSLAVFFLRAEPWSLVRVKPPRVRLLPGRSSLRAQKRREKCAEQSGGMMGSFRRPRPRFMSSPVLSDLARFHASTPGLQISNATVWNRVQSAVIRVFQGKALQNNELYSLNESIRWLLKTEMGSFISDYFQNQLLTRGLSGVLDQILLHSRDDGEEQLVVLTDAWNRFFTETLPTLQAIFYPVQGQELTVRQMSLLAFRNLVLLRLPLQAAVGAAAPPPPAFLQMLLVLQGVHESGGPSPEYLQLERLLEAVVSPYLSNVIHSRNDVLSAGSCHRPEVKVTQHRGSSDPWDSGSLSPLVEKEGEAYLEKAGGVRRHTVANPHSDVRLLLASSMMHAGRGGASGPPRDSGHQRTETSEETPGDGAQTGGTSGRDGD
- the LOC115391974 gene encoding proline-rich protein 5-like isoform X3, which produces MERGACACGEDGCRPEEVAPRPLCVRSLAVFFLRAEPWSLVRVKPPRVRLLPGRSSLRAQKRREKCAESGGMMGSFRRPRPRFMSSPVLSDLARFHASTPGLQISNATVWNRVQSAVIRVFQGKALQNNELYSLNESIRWLLKTEMGSFISDYFQNQLLTRGLSGVLDQILLHSRDDGEEQLVVLTDAWNRFFTETLPTLQAIFYPVQGQELTVRQMSLLAFRNLVLLRLPLQAAVGAAAPPPPAFLQMLLVLQGVHESGGPSPEYLQLERLLEAVVSPYLSNVIHSRNDVLSAGSCHRPEVKVTQHRGSSDPWDSGSLSPLVEKEGEAYLEKAGGVRRHTVANPHSDVRLLLASSMMHAGRGGASGPPRDSGHQRTETSEETPGDGAQTGGTSGRDGD
- the gramd2ab gene encoding GRAM domain-containing protein 2A, yielding MMSDHLDLSDAGAVLTPHEVEIHREEDAQCHLLFRQQLIDHLSYEDVKKCYRGSTVSKYNSQYHKLFQTVPPEEILMKVYSCALLRDILLQGRLYISRNWLCFYANLFGKDIKVCIPVVSVRLVKKHKTAGLVPNGLAITMDTGQKYVFVSLLSRDSVYDVLRRICTHLQVNGKSLSLKQLLEEPSSLSMDEYPEVLKWRRKPPLPPVSSSLPDLLGNSAPSLAADQPFSTHTLTDGGLESEKVLLAEPVNEISQLELQLLKVFVLLVLLLVLLSCYLAFRVCCLEQQLSLLTSQPPLSERCGEMPCWLANLKTGT